The following are encoded in a window of Petrotoga sp. 9PW.55.5.1 genomic DNA:
- the fmt gene encoding methionyl-tRNA formyltransferase: MMKKNNFRIVFMGTPEFGAEILEELLKNKYNVVGVFSQPDKPRGRGKKLQPTPVKHIAEKYDIPVYQPKSVSKGEGFQILSELNPNLIITAAFGKILRKNVLELPEKGCWNVHASLLPKYRGAAPIQRAIENGERESGITVFKMVEALDAGDMAIQRKVAIDINDNFETVYNKLLSVAKITVIEFLERFDELKLTPQNDQEACYAEKLTKGDLIIDFNKSAFEVHNKIRAYDPYPGAKARYEGEEVKLFSSVWFDELSFENGNEAPGSIIKKKETGILIKCKQGAIKIKEIQFPGRKRICVIDAINGNKLKIPGHFNS, from the coding sequence ATGATGAAAAAAAATAATTTTAGGATTGTTTTCATGGGCACTCCGGAATTTGGAGCTGAAATATTAGAAGAACTTCTAAAAAATAAATATAACGTAGTTGGTGTTTTTTCTCAACCAGATAAGCCTAGGGGAAGAGGAAAAAAGTTACAACCAACTCCTGTTAAACATATAGCTGAAAAATATGATATTCCCGTATATCAACCAAAATCTGTCAGTAAAGGTGAAGGTTTTCAAATATTATCAGAGCTTAACCCTAACCTAATAATAACTGCTGCATTTGGAAAGATTTTAAGAAAGAATGTTTTAGAACTTCCAGAAAAAGGGTGTTGGAACGTTCATGCTTCCCTTTTACCAAAATATAGAGGAGCGGCTCCCATCCAAAGGGCGATAGAAAATGGCGAAAGAGAAAGCGGAATTACTGTATTTAAAATGGTTGAAGCTTTAGATGCAGGAGATATGGCCATTCAAAGGAAAGTTGCTATTGATATAAACGATAATTTTGAAACTGTCTATAATAAGTTGTTATCTGTTGCAAAAATAACGGTTATAGAATTTTTAGAAAGATTTGATGAACTTAAATTAACCCCTCAAAATGATCAAGAAGCTTGTTATGCCGAAAAACTAACAAAAGGTGACTTAATAATAGATTTTAATAAGTCGGCATTCGAAGTTCATAACAAAATTAGGGCTTACGATCCATATCCTGGTGCTAAAGCTCGATATGAAGGAGAAGAAGTTAAATTGTTCTCATCAGTGTGGTTTGATGAATTATCCTTCGAAAACGGTAATGAAGCTCCTGGAAGTATAATCAAAAAAAAAGAAACTGGAATATTAATAAAATGCAAACAAGGTGCTATAAAAATAAAAGAGATTCAATTCCCAGGTAGAAAAAGAATTTGTGTAATAGACGCTATAAACGGAAATAAATTGAAAAT